The DNA region GGCTTCAGCTCCTTCACCTTATTTTGAGGGCGCACCGGGTTATGGACGCTGCGTTTCCCGGAATAAGACATTTTGGTCTCCGGCGCCCGACTTGAAATTCAGACAACGAAAGTCTAGATCAGGGGCTAACAGGTTGCAAACCACCTGGAGAGAACTGAGCAGGGCGTATCCCACTGCCCGCAGCCTCGGAGGGCCCCACGTCCATCGGGCACTCAGTGCTCTGCTTGGGGCCTTTGCAGAGTTCCTGGCTTTGCCCACCTTAATCCAAACCACCTTTTCCCCTCTCTGAAACCCGACGCTGCACGGTCGTGGACGGGCCTTATCTTCCAAAGAGTCCCACCCCCAACTCTCGCCAGTGTACTGACTAACCTCTACCGGTCCCTGTGGCCTCCCTGAAGTCCCTGGAGCCCGAGTCTGCACTATGTTTTCTGTGCTGCAGGAAGGGAGAGTCCTCACTTCTTTTGAACccggtttttctttttccaaggaTAATTCTTGGAATTATCTGCCGGGGCCTGTGCACTCCCTCCCGAgagcagaggagggaaaggagtcAGGAACTTGGTCTCCACTACTCCCTGCTGCGTTGGTGGGTCTGTCTGTGCTTCCAGCAGCATCACCGTCCAGGAGCTGCGTGCCGCTTTCTGCCAGCCCCCAAGCGCTTGGGCTTTTGGGGAGATGGTGGCGGGGGACACTTCCTTCCTTCTGAGGAGAGCTGGGAGCATACAGGAATCCCAGGAACCGGGGCTTTTCCTAGGCTCCCTCCAAGGCCCCCCTTTCTGCTCCTACGCATTCAGCTAAAGGCCCTTGGCAATTACTGGCCCCAAGCTCAGAACTCCCAGGGCCCAGTCTTCTCCTGTCAAAACCAGGAGCTTTCTCCCTTTACCTGCTCTCTCCTGAACCCCACCTCAAGGCTCCCTTTGGGACTACCACAGTTAGTGACACAGGCTGGGAAATCTACAACTCGATGTTGATGCAGGATAGAAGTAGAGAAAAGTGTTGATGGTTAATGCTAAGTCCAAAGAGTTCAGGGCTGTGCAAACCCCACTTACAGGAAGGGGAAAGGACCATTCAGTGGTTTAACAAAGACCCCTTGGAAGCCACAGGTGCTGGGTGAAAGATGAGGccacgcccacccccacccccccagcatGGACAGATGCAGGCTTCCAGCTTGGAAGACAAGGAACTGGAACGACCTAGAGCAGGAGCTATAGCGTTTGACCTCTGGCAGGCCACCAGGATGCCCCTGGGGTCCGGACAGTGTGGGGTCCCTGTTCTGGGAGCAGCAGGTCAGAATCCCTTTCTGACCTGAGTCCTGGGTCACCTCTCTGAGAGAAATGAGTTCAAGTGGGTGGGCCTGTCCACAGGGAGACAGAATCTAGAATGTGCCCCCTCTCACATCACTGAAATCACACTACTATCCCAAGGAGTGGGTAGCTGTTAAACATTGTAAAGGTCTTCTGAGAGCGAAATTGGGGTGTCAGCCAGAAGTGGGGCACTCTGGAGTCACTCCATCGCAAACACTTTGGATCCGGCTGGCCAGGCACCCTGCATTACCCTGGGCTCTCACTGCGACACCAGCACGCTGCCCGCCCGCCCGGAGTTGGGGCGCTGACACCGCTCTTCCCCTGACCCTGCCCAGGGAGAGGGACGGGAGAGGCAGCCCCACACTGACCACCGTGCCGTAATCGACTTTAATCCTCGGATATCTTAGTAGTAATGGCAGTGGAGGTTAGTGATACAACTAAAACCCAAACTAGTACTAGTACTAATAAGTACTCATCAATTTGAAATGACTAACCCATCATTCTCAAAACCCGAGGGGTGAGGGGCTTCGAGGGAAGCGGAGCAAGTGGAAGGTCCCAGGCCCGGCTGGGGttaggactgtgtgtgtgtgtgcctgtgtgtgtgtgtgtgtgtgtgtgtgtgtgtgtgtgtgtgtgtgtagggggctGGGTTCCGAAGGAGGGCTGAGGGGGGAGCACAGAAGGAGGGGGTAGAGTTTCAGCGCGGGGAGGGGGGCGTCGGGGCGCAGTGACGGGAACCAATGAGCTGCCAACTCGCGCGTCTCCGGCGTGACTGCCTAGATTGACGTGGAGGACACGTCAAATTGATCCCCGCACTCCGCAGCCTCCCGGTCAGACGAATTTCTCCTAATCGGATGAAGTTCACCCTAGGCCTGGGGTCGCGGGCGTGGAGAGTGTCCTGggagcgggcggcggcggcggcgggcggcggcgcgCTCGGCAGCGGCTCACGGCGCTCTTCCAGCCCGCGGCCCGGCCGCCGCGGCTCTCGGCTCGCGCGCGCCCTCCCTCTATGCCTCTCCCGCGGCGGCGGCGCCCCAGCTCTCCCGGACCGCGCCGGGCCCAGCCCCGGCCGCCTCGGCGCCAGGCAGCCGGCCGGCCCGCGCGCCATGGGTAAGGGGCGGGCGGACGAGGCGGGGGGTGTCCCGGCGCCTCCCTTCCCTCGCGCCCGCGGTCCCTGGGAGACCAGGTCCCGGGTCCCAGACTGGCCGCGTTCTCCGCACGCCCCCAGCCCCGGGCGTGTGTGGGGGGCGCTCGGCGTGTCGCGGGAGGGGATGTCCCAAGTAGACGCGTCGGAAGTCGCGAAAGGGCACGGAGGGCTGAAGTGCGCGGCTCCCCCCTCCGTGGTCCCTGCGCGCGTGCCAACTCCCGGGACCGGACCGGGTCCGTTTGCTCGGATTCCGAGGACCCGCCGGTCACCTTCGGAGGTGCCCCGGGTGCAGCCCCTGTCCCTGCGCGGCCACCCTCGGCTAACCCGCCGGtgttctttcccctcccctcactctcGTCGGGCGCGTCCGCAGAGCAGACGTACGGCGAGGTGAACCAGCTGGGCGGCGTGTTCGTCAACGGCCGCCCCCTGCCCAACGCCATCCGCCTGCGCATCGTGGAGCTGGCGCAGCTGGGCATCCGACCCTGTGACATCAGCCGGCAGCTTCGCGTATCCCACGGCTGCGTGAGCAAGATCCTGGCGCGCTACAACGAGACGGGCTCCATCCTGCCCGGGGCCATTGGGGGCAGCAAACCCCGCGTCACTACCCCCAACGTGGTCAAGCACATCCGGGACTACAAGCAGGGCGACCCCGGCATCTTTGCCTGGGAGATCCGCGACCGGCTGCTAGCCGACGGCGTCTGCGACAAGTACAACGTGCCCTCTGTGAGTTCCATCAGCCGCATCCTGCGCAATAAGATTGGCAGCCTGGCGCAGCCCGGCCCGTACGAGGCGAGCAAGCAGCCGCCGCCGCAGCCGGCGCTGCCCTATAACCACATCTACCAGTATCCCTACCCCAGCCCCGTGTCGCCCACGGGTGCCAAGATGGGCAGCCACCACGGGGTCCCGGGCACAGCGGGCCACGTCAGCATCCCCCGTTCATGGCCCTCGGCTCACTCGGTCAGCAATATCCTGGGCATCCGGACGTTTATGGAGCAAACAGGTCAGTGGCGCCAGCCTTCTGTAGCCTTCCTGGAAGGGGCAGAAGTGGAGCGGGGGGGAGGCATGCGGGTGAGGGGTCACTCTCGCGGGCCTCCTCCAACCGGTTTTGGCTCAGGGGAGGGCTCCGGGTTGGCCAGGGAGACTGAGGGTCCTGGGCCTTCTGTGGGAGTCCTCGGACATCTTGAACTTTTTATgacaaatatggaaaatatttcccaaatagAAGAGCAATCACCGACCACAAATTCGGAGGCTTGAAATTGCGCTTTTTCATTCTTGCAAAAAGTATGCAAACCCCTATCGCCAGATCTAAGCCAAACAAACCGCAAAGTCAATTCTGCGACCCTTTCTTCAGATCCCGATCTTTCGGGATCCCTCACCATTCCCCAAAGGGCTCTGTCCCTCCCAGGCCCAAAGGCTCTTTGAGTAAAAGGCGAAGGGTCTGGCTGGCCGGTCTTGCTGTGTGGCCTGAATCTCCAGCAGGCCCCGTGGCCTGGCGGGTGACAGGCGCCTGCAGGCTGCAGCCATCCTCAGGGTGAAAGCTCCCACGGATTTGCCCTTTGCTTGCAATCTCtgggtgtggagggaggggacGGGGAGAGGGGGGAAGGTTAGGGGCAGTTTGGGTGAGGGGCTCGGAAGAATGGGTGGGGGCCGGGACCGGGTCCGTAGTCTCTTTGCactgtcccctgcccccagcagccGGCCAGAGAGTGGCGTGTTCTTAGGTGCGCAGACTCAGCAGGAGCATAAGAGGCAAAATTCACCGTAGCCCAAGAGACAGGAGGGGCGTCCAGAAAGAAACTGAAGGCTTAGCTCCAGCGGCTGTGGGCCGCGCCTCCAGGCCGTGCACAGGCTTCATTTCTCCTTGTGGCTCAAACCCAGCCTGGGCCGCAGGCTTGGGCCAAATCTTCCCATGGAGCGTCCGGTGGGGAGCTAGCGGGGAGGTGACCTCTCCATGCCTGAGCTCAGATCTGGAGCTTTCTCTCGGTTTtctgcacacacacgtgtgcgaGGAGCAGACCTGTGCCGGGGACGCTCACGGGTGGCTGGGTTGATGCCTCTTTCTGGAGGCCCGGGATGTCTCTGGAGGGAGTTGTGAGTAGAAACGGCTTCCAGCCCTCCAGACGCTTATTGAGACATTGAGAAGCCCGTATAGTTCTCTTGAGCCTGCTGTGGATTTGAACTTGGACCTTTTGGGGCACCGTCTCTGCAAAGTGGAAAAGCCGCCTGGGCGGAGGGTGCCTAGATCTGGCCGTCAGCCTCTCCCTGTCAGAAACTTCCTGTTTCGTGGGAAGCGGGTGGAGACCTGGGAGGAGCGAGGGGCAGGTCCCCAGCACCCTCTCTCTGCCCCGCTGGGAGCAACAGCGAAATCTGGGGTCCCCGCTGGCCTGAGCATCTGCCGCCGGGTGTTCAGAGGAGCCTGGGTCGTGCCTTCGGATCCGTGCTGGGCGCTTGTAGGCACGCGTTTAGATGTCCGGGCCAGAGGGCTGCCCGTGTGCCCAGCGCGGACTCAGATACCTCTTCTAATCCTCCTGTGTCCCCGCAGGGGCCCTGGGGGGGAGCGAAGGCACCGCCTACTCCCCGAAGATGGAAGACTGGGCCGGCGTGAACCGCACGGCCTTCCCCGCCAGCCCAGCCGTGAACGGGCTCGAGAAACCTGCCTTGGAGGCAGACATTAAATACACGCAGGTAACTGAGCGCGGGGAAGGAGGTGTCCTTAatcaggggagagggagagggaggggagtagggagaaagggaagagaccccctccacccccaggggaGGCGAGTTGGGCTGAAGGTTGATGTCTGGTCTGCGGGcatatttctctcctttcctagGAGGGGATTGACTTGCCTTTTGCCAAGACACTTTTGCTAAAAAACCTGGGCCCCGTTAACACAAAAGGTTGAGGACTGACTCCCTTTCTCTAAGTCCCGGATGGTGAATATGATGACCCCCTTCaccttttgttattatttctaacAATTTGAGTGGACATTGCTTTGCCACAGTCCTTGCCAGGACAATTAGAGGCCAGACTTCGCATGGGAAATCATTGTGGGGACAGCAGGGAGAATGgggaccccccccaccccggtaaCTGCCGGCGGGATTGCCCGCTGCCGACGGTCTGTCGCTCTCTCTCCCCGCAGTCGGCCTCCGGCCTCCCCGCGGTGGGCGGCTTCCTCCCGGCCTGCGCCTACCCGGCCTCCAACCAGCACGGTGTGTACAGCTCGCCGGCCGGCGGCTACCTCGCCCCGGGCCCGCCGTGGCCGCCGGCGCAGGGGCCCCCGCTGGCGCCCCCCGGGGCCGGCGTCACCGTACACGGCGGGGAGCTTGCCGCAGCCGTGACCTTCAAGCATCCCAGCCGAGAAGGTGAGGGGCGCGGGCCGGCGGGAGGGATTCAGACGAATGCTGGAGGATTAGGAAGGGTGCAAAGGAGcaaaggagagacacagacagagacagagacagagacaggagacAGAGAGGCTGGAGTGGGTACCGGCATAGATTCTTCCTCTGGGTTACACTTTAAGCCAGAGCAGATTAATTTCTAATAGGTATAAACCGTGTCCCTAGAAAGGCAGGCAGAGATTGAGAGAGGCCCCAGGACTGTCCCCTAACTTGTATGGATTAAGAAGaccccctctctgggtctcatttcTCTGTCCGTAGAAGGGTCTAGAAGGCACCCTCCAGGGGCACCTTCCTGTGGCCTGTGGAGCTGTACCTTCTGTGGAGGACCTGCTGTGGCACCTGAACCCCGCAGGTGGGGTTGGACCTGCCCTGGCCTGGACCCCTTCCATGCACTGCCCATCTCTTTCTTCCATGtccgagtttttttttttttcccaagcagGCCCTGTTCTCCCCTTGCATTCATCTTCTTCAACACATCCTTTGGGAGAGGAGACAGCATTTCAATCATGTGTCTCTAAGTCTAGactcttcttcccctcctcctccataAATCTGCTCTCTGATAAGCCAACTAACAGATTTGAGGTATTTAATTCACGGTCCACAGTGAGAGGGGCATCTTCTTACACTGACCTTTGGGTTCTAGTTTTTCCTGTAACTTGGGAAAAGCTCACCTGCCCTTGACTCTGCATTTTCCTCACGGTGAAAGGAATGACTGGATTCGCCAATTTCCAACCTGCCTGCTTTTAGGTTCTGAGCGCCAGGAATTTGCAACTTCAACTCCTC from Tursiops truncatus isolate mTurTru1 chromosome 15, mTurTru1.mat.Y, whole genome shotgun sequence includes:
- the PAX1 gene encoding paired box protein Pax-1 isoform X2; protein product: MKFTLGLGSRAWRVSWERAAAAAGGGALGSGSRRSSSPRPGRRGSRLARALPLCLSRGGGAPALPDRAGPSPGRLGARQPAGPRAMEQTYGEVNQLGGVFVNGRPLPNAIRLRIVELAQLGIRPCDISRQLRVSHGCVSKILARYNETGSILPGAIGGSKPRVTTPNVVKHIRDYKQGDPGIFAWEIRDRLLADGVCDKYNVPSVSSISRILRNKIGSLAQPGPYEASKQPPPQPALPYNHIYQYPYPSPVSPTGAKMGSHHGVPGTAGHVSIPRSWPSAHSVSNILGIRTFMEQTGALGGSEGTAYSPKMEDWAGVNRTAFPASPAVNGLEKPALEADIKYTQSASGLPAVGGFLPACAYPASNQHGVYSSPAGGYLAPGPPWPPAQGPPLAPPGAGVTVHGGELAAAVTFKHPSREVADRKPPSPGGKAPDGLGSLHGLPVPASTS
- the PAX1 gene encoding paired box protein Pax-1 isoform X1, with amino-acid sequence MKFTLGLGSRAWRVSWERAAAAAGGGALGSGSRRSSSPRPGRRGSRLARALPLCLSRGGGAPALPDRAGPSPGRLGARQPAGPRAMEQTYGEVNQLGGVFVNGRPLPNAIRLRIVELAQLGIRPCDISRQLRVSHGCVSKILARYNETGSILPGAIGGSKPRVTTPNVVKHIRDYKQGDPGIFAWEIRDRLLADGVCDKYNVPSVSSISRILRNKIGSLAQPGPYEASKQPPPQPALPYNHIYQYPYPSPVSPTGAKMGSHHGVPGTAGHVSIPRSWPSAHSVSNILGIRTFMEQTGALGGSEGTAYSPKMEDWAGVNRTAFPASPAVNGLEKPALEADIKYTQSASGLPAVGGFLPACAYPASNQHGVYSSPAGGYLAPGPPWPPAQGPPLAPPGAGVTVHGGELAAAVTFKHPSREGNRPAPAARPPTASGAYTDCPSRPRPPRAARP